From Streptomyces sp. TLI_105, the proteins below share one genomic window:
- a CDS encoding DUF4190 domain-containing protein: MSDNRDQSRGGYDPTDPWAPPNRDGVELSKPATPSPSPVHDQPTMTSFPAAPGGPAGDVPPPPVAPGGPATTPGYGYPADTSGGYGYPTAAPTPPTTSGYGYPGHPGYGQPGWQQSPSNGMGTTAMVLGIIAVAGFCMYGLGVILGILALIFGIIGMKKAARGEATNRGMALAGVILGSIGILVSAVFLGFMIWAISQDSSSFDDSYDEDPFASSLQIERGD, encoded by the coding sequence ATGTCTGACAACCGAGACCAGTCGCGGGGCGGGTACGACCCGACGGACCCCTGGGCTCCGCCGAACCGCGACGGGGTGGAACTGAGCAAGCCGGCGACGCCGTCGCCCTCGCCGGTGCACGACCAGCCGACCATGACGTCCTTCCCGGCCGCGCCGGGAGGTCCCGCCGGGGACGTCCCGCCGCCCCCGGTCGCCCCCGGCGGCCCGGCGACCACGCCCGGGTACGGCTACCCGGCGGACACGTCCGGCGGCTACGGCTACCCGACGGCGGCCCCGACCCCGCCGACCACCTCGGGGTACGGCTACCCCGGCCATCCGGGATACGGCCAGCCCGGCTGGCAGCAGTCCCCGTCCAACGGCATGGGCACGACGGCGATGGTGCTCGGCATCATCGCGGTCGCGGGTTTCTGCATGTACGGACTGGGGGTGATCCTCGGCATCCTGGCGCTGATCTTCGGCATCATCGGCATGAAGAAGGCGGCCCGGGGCGAGGCGACCAACCGGGGCATGGCGCTGGCCGGCGTCATCCTCGGCTCGATCGGCATCCTGGTCAGCGCCGTCTTCCTGGGCTTCATGATCTGGGCGATCTCCCAGGACTCCTCGTCCTTCGACGACTCGTACGACGAGGACCCGTTCGCGTCGAGCCTGCAGATCGAGAGGGGCGACTGA
- a CDS encoding NADAR family protein, whose amino-acid sequence MTKIEELTQQVTRGDRVKWLHFWGHRPHPDGRLSASCLSQWWPAPFVVDGVAYATAEHWMMAAKARLFQDADAERAALTARTPAEAKKAGRLVRGFDDAVWERERFGIVVEGSVHKFSSDEALRAYLVGTGERVLVEASPPDRVWGIGLAADDPRAHDPARWRGLNLLGFALMEARERLRAA is encoded by the coding sequence ATGACCAAGATCGAAGAGCTGACGCAGCAGGTCACGAGGGGTGACCGAGTGAAGTGGCTGCACTTCTGGGGACACCGTCCGCACCCCGACGGGCGCCTGTCGGCGAGCTGCCTGAGCCAGTGGTGGCCGGCCCCGTTCGTGGTCGACGGCGTGGCCTACGCGACCGCCGAGCACTGGATGATGGCCGCCAAGGCCCGCCTCTTCCAGGACGCGGACGCCGAGCGGGCCGCGCTGACCGCCCGTACCCCGGCGGAGGCCAAGAAGGCGGGCCGGCTGGTGCGCGGCTTCGACGACGCCGTCTGGGAGCGGGAGCGCTTCGGGATCGTCGTGGAGGGCAGCGTCCACAAGTTCTCCTCGGACGAGGCCCTGCGCGCGTACCTGGTCGGCACCGGCGAGCGCGTCCTGGTGGAGGCCAGCCCGCCGGACCGCGTCTGGGGCATCGGGCTCGCCGCCGACGACCCCCGCGCCCACGACCCGGCCCGCTGGCGCGGCCTCAACCTGCTGGGCTTCGCCCTGATGGAGGCGCGGGAGCGGCTGCGCGCCGCCTGA